In a single window of the Gossypium hirsutum isolate 1008001.06 chromosome A13, Gossypium_hirsutum_v2.1, whole genome shotgun sequence genome:
- the LOC107951047 gene encoding pectate lyase: protein MGIAGYSYSWFLLSFFALIPTLRAHIAEYDEYWKARELEAIENLNKAYHPNPEEVVRHYNDHFSRTMLEYNSTRRALKGKKKGPCEITNPVDSCWRCDPNWVKNRKRLADCAPGFARGTTGGKDGKFYVVTDPSDDSANPKPGTLRHAVTQLRPLWITFKKSMIIKLEQELIVTSDKTIDARGANVHICYGAGITVQFARNIIIHGLHIHHIKPTTGGIIRDAENHLGLRTASDGDGISLFGATNIWLDHLSLYDSSDGLIDVIQGSTAITISNCHFTDHNEVLLFGASDTYAADEKMQITVALNRFGKGLVDRMPRCRLGFFHVVNNDYTHWFMYAIGGSSHPTIISQGNRYIASSIYVTKQATSRGYLSPEQWKNWNWVSQGDHFMNGAYFTTSGDPNASKLFDADKIMSFQPGRLVPRLTRYAGTLHCRIGRPC from the exons ATGGGTATTGCTGGCTATAGTTATAGTTGGTTTTTGTTGTCATTTTTCGCCCTAATTCCAACACTAAGAGCTCACATCGCTGAATATGACGAGTATTGGAAAGCACGAGAATTGGAAGCCATTGAAAACCTGAACAAGGCTTATCACCCCAATCCAGAGGAGGTGGTCCGGCATTACAATGACCACTTTTCCAGGACCATGCTTGAGTATAATAGCACCAGAAGGGCGTTGAAAGGGAAGAAAAAGGGTCCCTGTGAGATTACCAACCCCGTTGATAGTTGTTGGCGATGTGATCCTAACTGGGTAAAGAACAGGAAGAGGTTGGCCGACTGTGCCCCTGGATTTGCTCGTGGTACTACCGGTGGAAAGGACGGTAAGTTTTACGTGGTCACTGACCCTAGTGATGATAGTGCTAACCCCAAGCCTGGAACCCTACGTCATGCAGTCACCCAACTCAGGCCACTTTGGATCACTTTCAAAAAATCCATGATCATCAAGCTGGAACAAGAGCTCATTGTTACAAGCGACAAGACCATCGATGCGAGGGGAGCTAATGTACATATTTGCTATGGTGCTGGTATTACTGTCCAGTTTGCTAGGAACATCATTATTCATGGCCTCCATATCCATCACATTAAACCCACTACTGGTGGCATCATTAGGGATGCTGAAAACCACCTTGGGTTAAGGACTGCCAGCGATGGAGATGGGATCTCTCTTTTTGGAGCAACCAACATTTGGCTTGACCATCTTTCTCTTTATGATTCCTCTGATGGTCTTATCGATGTTATTCAGGGTTCCACTGCCATTACCATTTCAAACTGCCATTTCACTGACCACAACGAG GTGCTGCTATTTGGAGCAAGTGACACCTATGCTGCCGACGAGAAGATGCAGATCACTGTTGCTTTGAACCGCTTCGGTAAAGGATTGGTGGACAGGATGCCTAGGTGTCGATTAGGTTTTTTTCATGTCGTCAACAATGACTACACTCATTGGTTCATGTATGCCATTGGCGGTAGTAGCCACCCTACAATTATCAGCCAGGGCAATAGGTATATTGCGTCAAGCATCTATGTAACTAAGCAAGCGACCAGTAGGGGCTACTTATCACCGGAACAGTGGAAGAATTGGAACTGGGTATCACAGGGTGACCACTTCATGAACGGTGCCTATTTTACTACATCCGGTGATCCTAATGCCAGCAAGCTATTCGATGCTGACAAAATAATGTCTTTCCAACCCGGTCGATTGGTCCCCAGACTCAC